The following nucleotide sequence is from Juglans microcarpa x Juglans regia isolate MS1-56 chromosome 6D, Jm3101_v1.0, whole genome shotgun sequence.
ttttatctaaaatattataaaatttctcAGGTGATTGGGAAGGCTCATGTGCCAATTGTCAAATTAGGCCATGGTGTTTCATTTCCTTTTGCTAGTTTTCTCTGGTGCAATCTGGCTTCTTTACttcaatatcaatatttttataaattcctGGAATCTAATATAAATGATCACCATCTGTGTTTAGTTACTTGGAGAAATGCCATCCCAAAATGGGAACTTTCCTTTTAAGTCAAAACTCAGAGTAGTCCTTGtaaatattgtttgtttttctgCAACAGATGGTATAAATATGTTATTCTGCAGAAGAAATTGTCAAAGATTGCTTGTACCTGCAGTCTGGAAGTCATTGTTTTCAAGctcaacaatttatttttgGTGAAACCTAAACTACCTAGTCCATGAATATGTAATTGAAAGTGGAATATAGGAAAGGAACGTGAGATAACAAGGCACCTGCTTGAGCTTAAATCCATCTCAAAAGTTATTTCTCTTGGTGGAAAGAATATATCTTGAAaaggaaagttgaaaatttggaaatgaaatttgaaattgtttgtaGAGGCAAATGTTATTGTTTAGCCAggaattcaaataatttataaccatGTGCAATTATGCACTTGGGTACGTGTGGTTCACTTAAACAATaccttttgacataaaataCTCAAGGTACATGTGTTTTCCTTCATATTTTTTGTTGCATATGTAAGGCGATGTGTTGTGATTAATATTTTCAAGGTAGTGGAATGGGGTGATGGGTACAATAATGGTGACatcaaaactagaaaaacaGTCCAAGCCATGGTACTAGCTCTGCCTTTTGTCAAGTATacatctctttttctctttttttttttttttttttcaaatagaagaCTGATTCCATTGAAAAATCGCTTATAACATCTCTATGTTTACAATGGATTGAATACCGAATGGACATTCTTCAATATCATATACATCCTCTGGTAAATTTAGAGCAAACTTTGCTAGATAGTGAACAACCTTGTTGGCCTCCCTATAGGTGTGAGTAGCTGACCACTGGCTGCAAGAATTCATTAGGTTCTGGGCATCTTCAATCAGCAATCCCCCCATGCTCCAGTTAGAAACCTGCTTCTGCAACAAATCAACCACTTGTTTTAAGTCACCTTTTAGAATGACCTGCATGAGCCCCATTTCCTTGCAGAAAAGTGCTGCCAGTAGAAGGCCATGTGCTTCAGCATCAAAGGGCCTGCCTTTCAACCATCTGGAGGCTCTAAGTGCTCCTATAACCTGACCTTGGTGGTCTCTAATTATCACTCCCGCCCCAATCTTGCATATACCAACACTTAGAGTTGCATCCCATTGTGCTTTATAGTAGCCCTCTACTGGTTTTAGCCATTTATGCACCCTTTGTGCAGCCTGCATTGGATAAGTCTGGGAGGTGTTGTTTGTCTCTTGGAAAGAAACCATATCTGCTTTTGCTTTTTGGGAGACTACAATAGGGTGAGTGAACCCTTTACCATGTAGTACTTCATTCCTTCTGTCCAGATTCCCCTTAGTGTGACTGCCACTTCCTCGAGCTCGCTGGGATCAAGCTGCTCCACTAGTGTAGTCcacacattaaaaaatagatcaGTATAATAAGACATCTTCTGAACTCTAATGCAACCCTGATTCCACATGTCCCTA
It contains:
- the LOC121235387 gene encoding uncharacterized protein LOC121235387; this encodes MVSFQETNNTSQTYPMQAAQRVHKWLKPVEGYYKAQWDATLSVGICKIGAGVIIRDHQGQVIGALRASRWLKGRPFDAEAHGLLLAALFCKEMGLMQVILKGDLKQVVDLLQKQVSNWSMGGLLIEDAQNLMNSCSQWSATHTYREANKVVHYLAKFALNLPEDVYDIEECPFGIQSIVNIEML